In Castor canadensis chromosome 11, mCasCan1.hap1v2, whole genome shotgun sequence, a single genomic region encodes these proteins:
- the LOC109693259 gene encoding transcription elongation factor, mitochondrial isoform X1: MAVVPESRALGPLGLLPERAAGGGFGSQHQLAYLRPPPCPRRFALRWWRCFSVPLESSLTQAFRNFCCGKKFSASEKILTNVAIGDENAKESGKALDKLFSSEQQASILHVLNTASKKELEAFKLLRGRKSINIVEHREKFGPFQNLESLVNVPLLQYKTAVQVCNSILFPETGKKKRKSWENQLGKLIKPDIERERLKAVKSIVSIVFGTRRIAWAHLDRKLTVLDWQQSDCRKLMNRPHSSSVYLEEISSVISKMPKADFYVLEKTGLSIQNSSLFPILLHFHITEAMLYALLNRAFAQDGQHRVLSMNRNAVGKHFELMIGDTRTSGKELVKQLLSESVLKAEPRVFFPPEKMVHYRQMFLPTDPYRIEEFYDSLLQAVAFYELAVFDT; this comes from the exons ATGGCGGTGGTCCCCGAGTCTCGGGCCTTGGGGCCTCTCGGGCTCCTTCCCGAGCGGGCGGCAGGCGGAGGATTCGGATCCCAGCATCAGCTTGCTTACCTCCGGCCGCCTCCGTGTCCGAGGCGCTTTGCACTGC GATGGTGGAGATGCTTTTCAGTCCCACTGGAGTCATCCCTGACTCAGGCCTTCCGTAATTTCTGCTGCGGGAAAAAATTCTCTGCatctgagaaaattcttaccaatGTTGCTATCGGTGATGAGAATGCAAAGGAGTCTGGAAAAGCACTTGACAAGCTCTTCTCTTCAGAACAGCAGGCCTCTATCTTGCATGTGTTGAATACAGCATCGAAGAAGGAACTTGAAGCTTTCAAATTGCTTCGTGGAAGAAAATCCATCAATATTGTAGAGCACAGAGAAAAGTTTGGGCCATTTCAAAATTTGGAGAGTTTGGTGAATGTGCCCTTGTTACAGTATAAAACTGCTGTTCAAGTTTGTAACTCCATTCTTTTTCCAgagactggaaagaaaaaaagaaagtcatgggAAAACCAGCTGGGAAAGCTCATCAAACCAGACATTGAAAGAGAGAGACTTAAG GCAGTTAAGAGCATTGTATCTATTGTTTTTGGTACTCGAAGAATTGCATGGGCGCACCTTGATCGTAAATTGACAGTACTGGATTGGCAGCAAAGTGACTGTCGGAAACTAATGAATAGACCACACTCATCATCAGTCTATTTAGAAGAG atttcttcaGTCATTTCAAAGATGCCTAAAGCAGATTTCTATGTTCTAGAAAAAACAGGACTTTCCATTCAGAACTCATCTCTGTTTCCCATACTGTTACATTTTCACATCACGGAGGCCATGTTGTATGCCTTACTAAATAGAGCTTTTGCTCAGGACGGCCAGCACCGGGTGCTGAGCATGAATCGAAATGCAGTGGGGAAGCACTTTGAACTGATGATTGGCGACACTCGCACTAGTGGGAAAGAACTGGTGAAGCAGCTCCTCTCCGAATCTGTACTGAAGGCAGAGCCACGGGTGTTCTTCCCACCAGAGAAGATGGTGCACTACAGACAGATGTTTTTACCTACAGACCCATACCGGATAGAAGAGTTTTATGACTCACTACTACAGGCTGTTGCTTTCTATGAATTAGCAGTTTTTGATACTTAG
- the LOC109693259 gene encoding transcription elongation factor, mitochondrial isoform X2, which translates to MISPWLLKAGGWWRCFSVPLESSLTQAFRNFCCGKKFSASEKILTNVAIGDENAKESGKALDKLFSSEQQASILHVLNTASKKELEAFKLLRGRKSINIVEHREKFGPFQNLESLVNVPLLQYKTAVQVCNSILFPETGKKKRKSWENQLGKLIKPDIERERLKAVKSIVSIVFGTRRIAWAHLDRKLTVLDWQQSDCRKLMNRPHSSSVYLEEISSVISKMPKADFYVLEKTGLSIQNSSLFPILLHFHITEAMLYALLNRAFAQDGQHRVLSMNRNAVGKHFELMIGDTRTSGKELVKQLLSESVLKAEPRVFFPPEKMVHYRQMFLPTDPYRIEEFYDSLLQAVAFYELAVFDT; encoded by the exons ATGATCAGTCCTTGGCTCCTCAAGGCGGGAG GATGGTGGAGATGCTTTTCAGTCCCACTGGAGTCATCCCTGACTCAGGCCTTCCGTAATTTCTGCTGCGGGAAAAAATTCTCTGCatctgagaaaattcttaccaatGTTGCTATCGGTGATGAGAATGCAAAGGAGTCTGGAAAAGCACTTGACAAGCTCTTCTCTTCAGAACAGCAGGCCTCTATCTTGCATGTGTTGAATACAGCATCGAAGAAGGAACTTGAAGCTTTCAAATTGCTTCGTGGAAGAAAATCCATCAATATTGTAGAGCACAGAGAAAAGTTTGGGCCATTTCAAAATTTGGAGAGTTTGGTGAATGTGCCCTTGTTACAGTATAAAACTGCTGTTCAAGTTTGTAACTCCATTCTTTTTCCAgagactggaaagaaaaaaagaaagtcatgggAAAACCAGCTGGGAAAGCTCATCAAACCAGACATTGAAAGAGAGAGACTTAAG GCAGTTAAGAGCATTGTATCTATTGTTTTTGGTACTCGAAGAATTGCATGGGCGCACCTTGATCGTAAATTGACAGTACTGGATTGGCAGCAAAGTGACTGTCGGAAACTAATGAATAGACCACACTCATCATCAGTCTATTTAGAAGAG atttcttcaGTCATTTCAAAGATGCCTAAAGCAGATTTCTATGTTCTAGAAAAAACAGGACTTTCCATTCAGAACTCATCTCTGTTTCCCATACTGTTACATTTTCACATCACGGAGGCCATGTTGTATGCCTTACTAAATAGAGCTTTTGCTCAGGACGGCCAGCACCGGGTGCTGAGCATGAATCGAAATGCAGTGGGGAAGCACTTTGAACTGATGATTGGCGACACTCGCACTAGTGGGAAAGAACTGGTGAAGCAGCTCCTCTCCGAATCTGTACTGAAGGCAGAGCCACGGGTGTTCTTCCCACCAGAGAAGATGGTGCACTACAGACAGATGTTTTTACCTACAGACCCATACCGGATAGAAGAGTTTTATGACTCACTACTACAGGCTGTTGCTTTCTATGAATTAGCAGTTTTTGATACTTAG